One region of Armigeres subalbatus isolate Guangzhou_Male chromosome 3, GZ_Asu_2, whole genome shotgun sequence genomic DNA includes:
- the LOC134226288 gene encoding DNA-binding protein D-ETS-4 — protein sequence MAQEMIFYPKEATPQTVPAGNFTSDYFSAYADDFDLSLLTSSDGEVPLSPQSQQQRQQLHLQQLHSMPQIGVSASLQYIPATIFHDVPATVQQTLQQMKQEKSSNWAENIAESTLKSALLEQLQAGPQYQYYSSPLLSPPQKTYAVFPPSPTPSIPDFQSLNLPQATGNLITIKQEFCSLPPSPPDSNGAPSPVHCSEIKTEFDIEPTIDIDSLLGSPKQPKEEPFDKPQGFNILREHLQDTGPQRKFNQKPVELESFIGGMSTHADLDTIFELALQEARDGIQATCTLLGISPDPLQWTSDQVQQWIQLMMNKYNLPPLINTAALFPENGDQLILLTMDEFVRRIPQGGDKLHGQLELWKQIFRSTIVATSTSIGGGGAPVGDAVPVAGGPAVVQLPPSTIMVVPQQQQQQLQPQHQQQQQQDSVTFDVDSGNDDISDDDDEDMPLEGTANPTGPTTSGGPTTTGSNPTTGKPRQGGSHIHLWQFLKELLATPEQHGTAIRWIDRTKGVFKIEDSVRVARLWGRRKNRPAMNYDKLSRSIRQYYKKGIMQKTERSQRLVYQFCHPYSL from the exons ACTCCACAAACCGTGCCAGCTGGAAACTTTACTTCGGACTATTTCTCTGCATACGCAGACGATTTTGATCTATCGCTGCTGACATCGAGTGACGGCGAAGTTCCATTAAGTCCGCAGTCGCAGCAGCAGCGCCAGCAGCTACACCTTCAACAGCTGCACTCGATGCCCCAAATCGGAGTGAGCGCCTCCTTGCAGTACATTCCTGCAACGATATTCCACGACGTACCGGCTACGGTGCAGCAAACTCTACAACAAATGAAACAGGAGAAATCGTCGAACTGGGCCGAGAACATTGCAGAATCCACGTTGAAGTCGGCCTTATTGGAGCAGCTTCAGGCAGGACCTCAGTACCAGTACTATTCCAGCCCCCTGCTGAGTCCACCGCAGAAGACGTACGCCGTTTTCCCACCATCACCAACCCCTTCCATTCCGGACTTCCAGAGCCTTAACTTGCCGCAGGCGACTGGGAATTTAATCACCATCAAACAGGAGTTCTGTTCGCTTCCTCCGTCACCACCGGATTCGAACGGAGCTCCTTCACCCGTTCACTGCAGTGAGATCAAAACCGAGTTCGACATCGAACCTACAATcgatattgattccctgctggGCTCTCCGAAACAACCCAAGGAGGAACCATTTGATAAGCCCCAAGGTTTCAACATTCTGCGGGAACACCTCCAGGACACTGGACCGCAACgtaaattcaatcaaaaacCCGTTGAGCTAGAATCATTCATCGGGGGCATGAGCACGCATGCTGATCTCGATACGATCTTCGAACTTGCCCTGCAGGAAGCCCGCGATGGAATCCAGGCAACATGCACTCTTCTTGGAATCTCCCCCG ATCCCCTACAATGGACTTCGGATCAAGTCCAACAGTGGATCCAACTAATGATGAACAAGTACAACCTACCACCGCTAATCAACACCGCTGCCTTATTCCCGGAAAACGGCGACCAGTTAATTCTTCTCACGATGGACGAATTCGTACGGCGTATTCCGCAG GGAGGTGACAAACTGCATGGACAGCTGGAGCTCTGGAAGCAAATCTTTCGCTCAACGATTGTTGCTACCAGCACCAGCATCGGGGGTGGAGGCGCGCCAGTGGGGGATGCTGTTCCTGTTGCTGGTGGTCCAGCAGTGGTCCAACTGCCCCCATCAACGATTATGGTGGTGCcccagcagcaacagcaacaacTGCAACCgcagcatcagcagcagcagcagcaggatTCCGTCACATTTGATGTGGATTCCGGCAACGATGATATCAGTGATG ATGACGATGAAGACATGCCCCTGGAAGGAACCGCCAATCCGACCGGCCCAACCACATCCGGTGGCCCAACCACCACCGGAAGTAATCCCACCACCGGCAAACCCCGCCAAGGTGGATCCCACATTCACCTGTggcaattcctgaaagaactcctgGCGACGCCGGAACAGCACGGAACCGCCATCCGGTGGATCGACCGTACCAAGGGTGTCTTCAAGATTGAAGATTCCGTCCGGGTAGCTCGTTTGTGGGGACGCCGCAAGAATCGCCCTGCCATGAACTACGACAAACTGTCCCGCTCGATTCGGCAGTACTACAAAAAGGGCATCATGCAGAAAACCGAACGCTCCCAACGGTTGGTCTACCAGTTCTGTCATCCCTATTCGCTGTAA